In Chengkuizengella sediminis, a single window of DNA contains:
- a CDS encoding arylamine N-acetyltransferase family protein: protein MKNMNVNEYLKRIKFQSRTGDAFEDLKQLQTQNLYHVPFENLDVINKVPIRLDLSHIYHKIVRNHRGGFCYEINGLFHWLLKQLGYEVKMISSTIAREKNQWYMENTHLANIVTMNNVEYLIEVGAGDTVRSPVPLTGDVVEDISGKYRVHPVGEFLHLQKLIDDEWTAEYRFTTTPRIFSFFEEVCKLNQTSPESHFTQKIIVTKTNQTGRITLTNHEIITTINGEKSKKEYQQHERPDLLNNLFGIDMHQKHEW, encoded by the coding sequence ATGAAAAATATGAATGTAAATGAATATTTAAAAAGAATAAAGTTTCAATCTAGAACTGGTGATGCTTTTGAAGATTTAAAACAGTTACAAACACAAAATTTATATCATGTACCATTTGAAAATTTGGATGTGATAAATAAGGTCCCCATTCGATTAGATCTGTCTCATATTTATCATAAAATCGTACGTAATCATAGGGGTGGGTTCTGTTATGAAATCAATGGATTATTTCATTGGTTACTAAAACAACTTGGTTATGAAGTGAAAATGATCTCATCAACAATTGCTAGAGAAAAAAATCAGTGGTATATGGAAAACACACATTTAGCTAATATAGTAACTATGAATAATGTTGAATATTTGATAGAAGTTGGAGCTGGGGATACCGTTCGATCTCCAGTCCCTCTAACTGGAGATGTTGTTGAAGATATCAGTGGAAAATATAGAGTGCATCCTGTTGGGGAGTTTTTACACTTACAAAAACTCATAGATGATGAATGGACTGCAGAATATCGTTTCACAACTACACCCAGAATATTTTCTTTTTTTGAAGAGGTTTGCAAGTTGAATCAAACCAGCCCGGAATCTCACTTTACACAAAAAATAATTGTAACAAAAACAAATCAGACAGGAAGAATTACATTAACTAATCATGAGATCATCACAACGATAAATGGTGAAAAATCGAAAAAGGAATATCAACAACATGAACGTCCTGATTTGTTAAACAACTTGTTTGGTATTGATATGCATCAGAAACATGAATGGTGA
- a CDS encoding arylamine N-acetyltransferase family protein, translated as MTTNKDMNVNEYLKRIKVQSKTGDVIEDLKLLQTQNLYHVPFENLDVINKVSIQLDLPQIYHKIVQNHRGGFCYELNGIFHWLLKQLGYEVKMISSTIAREKNLWYMENTHLANIVTMNGVEYLIDVGTGYTARSPIPLTGEIIEDIGGKYRIYPVEESLHLQQLIHDEWAAVYRFTTTPRTFSFFEEVCRWNQTSPESPFTQKKVVTKATETGRITLTNHEIITTINGEKSKKEYQQHELPDLLDNLFGMDMYQKQSK; from the coding sequence ATGACTACAAATAAAGACATGAATGTAAATGAATATTTAAAGAGGATAAAAGTTCAATCTAAAACAGGAGATGTTATTGAAGATTTAAAGTTGTTACAAACACAAAATCTATATCATGTACCCTTTGAAAATTTGGATGTGATAAATAAGGTGTCCATTCAACTAGATTTGCCCCAGATTTATCATAAAATCGTACAAAATCATAGGGGAGGTTTCTGTTACGAACTTAATGGAATATTTCATTGGTTACTAAAACAACTTGGTTATGAAGTGAAAATGATCTCATCAACGATTGCTAGAGAAAAAAATCTGTGGTACATGGAAAACACACATTTAGCTAATATAGTAACTATGAATGGTGTTGAATATTTGATTGATGTTGGGACTGGATATACAGCTCGTTCTCCAATACCCTTAACTGGAGAAATCATTGAAGATATCGGTGGAAAATATAGAATTTATCCTGTTGAGGAATCTTTACATTTACAACAACTCATACATGATGAATGGGCTGCAGTTTATCGTTTCACTACAACACCTAGAACATTTTCATTTTTCGAAGAGGTTTGTAGGTGGAATCAAACCAGTCCAGAATCTCCCTTTACTCAAAAAAAGGTTGTAACGAAAGCAACTGAGACTGGAAGAATTACATTAACCAATCATGAGATCATCACAACGATAAATGGTGAAAAATCAAAAAAGGAATATCAACAACATGAACTTCCTGATTTACTAGACAACTTATTTGGTATGGATATGTATCAGAAGCAATCTAAATAA
- a CDS encoding phytoene desaturase family protein — protein MTENQQKWDVIIIGGGIAGLTASVILAKENKKVLILEKAKQIGGRAATIEKAGGLLNLGPHAIYPNGPGVKILEELNITLNGGSPASKGTLLYENKTYPLTLSPVALLTSKLLKWKEKREFIKLVSGLNKINTQFIQNISLYDWVEAHLKEEKVKKLFYMLCRLSSYCNDPKRSSAGIIIEQVKLGLTGVRYLDGGWQTLVDQLKQQALSYGVTIKENHHITELLGASPDITLIDSLDETFTTKHVISTSTPANTLSMVKSEKLSSTLKLYRDLCIPVKGSFWDIVLKKTTNLNVKFALGLDEPLYYSNQSAVANLATEPNLHVIHLGKYLPTDEKLDPKKNHNQLKKFLDKIEPDWEEEVVFQRYLPSLTVYNALPSTNMPSINSEIPEIPGLYVAGDWVTTKGLLVDASITSAKSAADAIIEQAKTM, from the coding sequence ATGACTGAAAATCAACAAAAATGGGATGTAATCATTATAGGCGGAGGCATTGCAGGGCTTACCGCTTCCGTTATTTTAGCCAAAGAAAACAAAAAAGTACTCATTCTTGAAAAAGCAAAACAAATCGGCGGTCGTGCTGCTACTATAGAAAAAGCAGGTGGTTTGTTAAATTTAGGACCGCATGCGATTTATCCAAATGGACCCGGTGTAAAAATCCTTGAGGAATTAAATATCACATTAAACGGGGGTTCTCCAGCTTCAAAAGGGACACTTTTGTATGAAAATAAAACCTATCCATTAACACTAAGTCCAGTCGCTTTATTAACCTCCAAACTATTAAAATGGAAGGAAAAAAGGGAATTCATCAAATTAGTCAGTGGATTAAACAAAATAAATACACAGTTCATACAAAATATCAGCTTATATGATTGGGTTGAAGCTCATCTAAAGGAAGAGAAAGTGAAAAAATTATTCTACATGTTATGTAGGCTTTCTTCGTATTGCAATGATCCAAAGCGATCAAGTGCTGGTATAATCATAGAACAGGTGAAATTAGGCTTAACTGGCGTTCGATACTTGGATGGCGGGTGGCAAACACTCGTTGATCAACTCAAACAACAAGCCTTATCTTATGGGGTAACCATCAAAGAAAATCACCATATCACTGAACTCCTCGGAGCTAGTCCTGATATCACATTAATTGATAGTTTGGATGAGACATTTACGACAAAACATGTCATTTCTACATCCACACCAGCGAATACTTTATCCATGGTAAAATCGGAAAAGTTGTCATCTACTTTAAAACTGTATCGTGACCTCTGCATACCTGTGAAAGGCTCTTTCTGGGATATCGTATTGAAGAAAACAACGAATCTTAATGTTAAATTTGCACTAGGACTAGATGAACCACTTTACTATTCCAATCAATCAGCCGTAGCTAATCTTGCAACAGAACCAAATCTACACGTCATTCACCTTGGTAAATACTTACCTACAGATGAAAAACTAGATCCTAAAAAAAATCACAATCAATTAAAGAAATTTCTAGATAAGATAGAACCAGACTGGGAGGAAGAAGTTGTTTTTCAACGATACTTGCCTTCTTTGACAGTTTACAATGCACTACCATCAACAAATATGCCTAGTATAAATTCTGAAATTCCCGAGATTCCAGGATTATATGTAGCAGGAGACTGGGTGACTACAAAAGGTCTGTTAGTAGATGCCTCTATCACAAGCGCTAAGTCCGCAGCCGATGCCATTATAGAACAGGCAAAAACCATGTAA
- a CDS encoding RNA polymerase sigma-70 factor, which translates to MKELFDSYRPLLFSIAYRMLGTIVDAEDIVQDTFVTASTRNLEHIENTKAYLCKITTNRCLDVLKSARKKREVYVGPWLPEPLVMDHTHQDPTKDIIGKEYLSTAYLYMMEKLTPIERTVFILREVLNLDYQEIAEITEKTESNCRKIFSRTKQKINLNQNETSFTYEENENIVTRFLNALSTENAQQLTQLLSEDVVLYSDGGGKVIAAINPIKSRSRVLSFLLGISKKATQKTEIKLTNINGQPGFIAYENKIPVNVTTYRIENNKIKEIYTVRNPDKLANIVY; encoded by the coding sequence ATGAAAGAGCTATTTGATTCCTATCGACCATTATTATTTTCTATAGCCTATCGCATGTTAGGAACGATTGTAGATGCTGAGGATATCGTTCAAGATACCTTTGTAACAGCAAGTACAAGAAATCTTGAACACATCGAAAATACAAAAGCGTATCTCTGTAAAATCACTACCAATCGTTGCCTAGATGTTTTAAAATCAGCGCGGAAAAAAAGAGAAGTATATGTGGGGCCATGGTTGCCAGAACCGTTAGTTATGGATCATACTCATCAGGACCCTACGAAAGATATCATTGGAAAAGAATATCTTTCAACCGCCTATTTATATATGATGGAAAAACTCACTCCCATCGAAAGAACGGTTTTCATTTTACGTGAGGTATTAAACTTAGATTATCAAGAAATAGCAGAAATCACAGAAAAAACTGAATCCAACTGCCGCAAGATTTTTAGTAGAACAAAACAAAAAATTAACCTTAACCAAAATGAAACCAGCTTCACTTATGAGGAAAATGAAAATATCGTCACAAGATTTTTAAATGCATTATCTACTGAAAATGCCCAACAGTTAACTCAATTATTATCAGAGGATGTAGTCCTATATTCCGATGGTGGTGGTAAAGTGATTGCAGCTATAAATCCAATCAAATCACGCTCTAGAGTCCTATCTTTCCTATTAGGAATCTCAAAAAAAGCAACTCAAAAAACCGAAATTAAACTAACCAACATCAATGGTCAGCCTGGATTTATCGCTTATGAAAACAAGATACCAGTAAATGTTACAACTTACCGCATTGAAAACAATAAAATAAAAGAAATATATACGGTAAGAAATCCAGATAAATTAGCGAATATAGTTTATTAA
- a CDS encoding SDR family NAD(P)-dependent oxidoreductase codes for MEYKNKTALITGASSGIGEVFANKLAGQGMNLILVARSEQKLEELAKQYHDKYGVKTYVIVSDLSKENAGKEVKKVVEELNLHVDMLINNAGFGQVGSFIYNDLEQAHGQIMVNVSALVDMTYLFAADMEKKREGAIINLASTAAFQPLPKMAVYGATKAFVLSFSEALWSELKPKGVKVLAVCPGATATNFFEVSGGFGAKNMRTSEQVVDTAMKALKKGKSYAIDGVGNYFVANLPRFFPRQLITKIAGRVIKPSK; via the coding sequence ATGGAGTATAAAAATAAAACAGCACTCATCACAGGTGCTTCTTCAGGTATTGGAGAAGTATTTGCGAATAAACTAGCTGGACAAGGAATGAATCTAATTTTAGTCGCTCGTTCTGAGCAGAAGTTAGAAGAACTAGCTAAACAATACCATGATAAATATGGTGTAAAAACCTATGTCATTGTTTCAGATTTAAGTAAAGAAAACGCTGGAAAAGAAGTTAAAAAAGTGGTGGAAGAGCTTAACCTTCATGTGGATATGCTTATTAACAACGCGGGTTTTGGACAAGTTGGCAGTTTTATATACAATGATCTAGAACAAGCGCATGGTCAGATCATGGTAAATGTCAGTGCACTTGTAGATATGACATACCTCTTCGCAGCAGACATGGAAAAAAAGAGGGAAGGAGCAATTATCAACTTAGCTTCCACAGCTGCATTTCAACCACTTCCAAAGATGGCCGTGTACGGTGCAACGAAAGCTTTTGTATTATCCTTTTCCGAAGCCTTGTGGAGTGAATTAAAACCAAAAGGTGTAAAAGTACTGGCAGTTTGTCCTGGAGCAACTGCTACGAATTTCTTTGAGGTTTCTGGGGGATTTGGTGCGAAAAACATGAGAACCTCAGAGCAAGTTGTAGATACTGCAATGAAAGCTTTAAAAAAAGGGAAAAGTTATGCCATTGATGGGGTAGGAAACTACTTCGTTGCAAACTTGCCTAGGTTCTTCCCTCGACAACTGATTACAAAAATAGCTGGAAGGGTCATAAAACCTAGTAAGTAA